Proteins encoded in a region of the Osmerus mordax isolate fOsmMor3 chromosome 17, fOsmMor3.pri, whole genome shotgun sequence genome:
- the LOC136960522 gene encoding LOW QUALITY PROTEIN: putative nuclease HARBI1 (The sequence of the model RefSeq protein was modified relative to this genomic sequence to represent the inferred CDS: inserted 1 base in 1 codon), which produces MDSQEIWNILREESEARLARMEMSHSWHTVIESFNERMECRKLLELQGRSQSHRSRVALMFKASESNLDRTALLMANNPLPDLHSHSEGDSPTKYLASDILAQPKRLASIGGPLKGLPPLMKPSKVPPQKQKKLSISQRALSEVPTSVCVQISENWSMVSDKDIEKEELTQDREFKDESCALWEPLTLSTLLETSTTLTAPGHGAFRFQSRDIRGDLEGRKLLAMAVHTIETQQKPALRFFANGSFLYNIGEAEHLGKATVCRAIRKVALALKGLLQTYVVFPGHKPLRTIKEEFHMISGFPNVIGCIDGTHIPIIAPSINEGDYVNRKSFHSIDVQIICDAAHLISNVEAKWPGSVHDSRIYRESTLSNRVANGEFHGHLLGDRGYPCQPTLMTPYHDPEPGPQQWYNVAHCRTRARVEMTIGILKARFQCLRRLRVKPERACDIIVACVVLHNIATIRGEQHPAIQNDPEDDHPLQPADVQNGREVRDILCXHTLPPTLTLK; this is translated from the exons ATGGATTCTCAAGAAATATGGAACATTCTACGAGAAGAATCTGAGGCAAGACTGGCGAGGATGGAGATGTCGCACAGCTGGCACACTGTGATTGAG TCATTCAACGAGAGGATGGAGTGTAGGAAGCTACTGGAGCTGCAGGGAAGATCTCAAAGCCACCGGAGTCGAGTGGCCCTCATGTTCAAAGCCTCGGAAAGCAACCTCGACAGAACAGCTCTGCTTATGGCCAACAACCCCCTGCCAGACCTACACAGCCATTCAGAGGGGGACAGTCCCACCAAATACTTGGCTAGTGACATCCTAGCACAGCCAAAG AGGCTGGCTTCCATTGGAGGCCCCCTGAAGGGTTTGCCTCCACTGATGAAACCTTCCAAAGTTCCACCCCAGAAACAGAAAAAGTTGAGCATATCGCAGAG GGCTCTGTCAGAAGTGCCTACCAGTGTCTGTGTTCAGATTTCTGAGAACTGGTCAATGGTTTCAGACAAGGACATAGAAAAAGAAG AACTGACCCAAGACCGGGAGTTCAAAGATGAGAGCTGTGCACTCTGGGAGCCCCTAACCCTTTCTACCCTGCTGGAGACTTCAACCACCCTGACAGCACCTGGTCATGGAGCATTTCG TTTTCAGTCACGTGACATCCGCGGTGACCTGGAGGGCAGAAAGCTGCTGGCAATGGCGGTTCACACCATTGAGACGCAGCAAAAGCCG GCTCTCCGTTTCTTTGCCAACGGGAGTTTCCTATACAACATTGGCGAAGCAGAACATCTTGGAAAAGCAACAGTCTGCCGAGCCATAAGAAAAGTGGCCCTGGCATTGAAAGGCCTACTGCAGACCTACGTAGTCTTTCCTGGGCACAAACCTCTAAGGACCATCAAAGAGGAATTTCACATGATTTCAG GATTTCCCAATGTGATTGGCTGCATTGATGGCACCCACATCCCCATCATAGCTCCATCCATTAATGAAGGAGACTATGTGAATAGGAAGTCATTCCACAGCATTGATGTGCAA ATTATATGTGATGCAGCACATTTGATCTCAAATGTGGAGGCCAAATGGCCTGGCTCGGTACATGACTCAAGGATATATCGCGAGTCTACCCTGAGCAACAGAGTTGCAAATG GAGAGTTTCATGGCCACCTGCTTGGTGACAGAGGGTACCCATGCCAGCCCACTCTGATGACCCCTTACCATGACCCTGAGCCGGGCCCTCAGCAGTGGTACAATGTGGCCCACTGCAGGACTAGAGCCCGGGTGGAGATGACCATAGGCATTCTCAAAGCCCGGTTCCAGTGCCTACGTAGACTGAGGGTAAAACCAGAGAGGGCATGTGATATTATTGTGGCATGTGTTGTTCTTCATAATATTGCCACTATTAGAGGAGAGCAACACCCTGCCATACAAAACGACCCTGAGGACGACCATCCCCTCCAACCTGCAGATGTCCAAAATGGGAGAGAAGTCAGAGACATACTGT CGCACACACTTCCACCAACCCTGACACTGAAATAA